In one Novosphingopyxis iocasae genomic region, the following are encoded:
- a CDS encoding WecB/TagA/CpsF family glycosyltransferase, with translation MKFVPVSTLRSAASPIAFMRTDVRDHSDFKTINLFGLNLSSTAPERAAAYIVGKARWGNAMTVNFVNAHCVNMARSKSSYRRLLKESDVLLPDGIGIEIAAKWSGCEKPENLNGTDLFPRICERAAIDGAGLFFLGGIPGVADAAAAWACANWPSLRISGTQHGFFDPAEEEALVERINRSGAAILFVGLGVPLQEEWIARNRHRLEVPVVLGVGGLFDYYSGRIARAPAPVRAVRCEWAWRLAMEPRRMAKRYLLGNAIFLVYAAIEAANQRGIAELAGRGAKRASDTIIAMLALIALLPVFLVTALAIKLEDSGPVFFRQNRIGSNGRTFSMIKFRSMYTDAEKRRAALLAQSDRQGTCFKMQDDPRITRVGKTIRRLSIDELPQLFNVLTGSMSIVGPRPALPGEVAQYRGRQWERLGGKPGITCSWQVKGRAEIPFHRQAIMDRAYLRRQSFVRDLRLMAMTVPAVLSGRGAY, from the coding sequence ATGAAATTCGTCCCTGTTTCCACCCTGCGCAGTGCCGCTTCTCCCATCGCTTTCATGCGAACCGATGTTCGGGACCATTCCGATTTTAAGACCATCAACCTCTTTGGTCTGAACCTCTCTAGCACCGCACCGGAGCGCGCCGCGGCCTATATCGTGGGAAAGGCCCGGTGGGGCAACGCGATGACGGTCAATTTCGTGAACGCGCACTGCGTCAATATGGCCCGTTCCAAATCGTCCTATCGCCGGCTTCTGAAAGAGAGTGACGTTCTTCTGCCCGACGGGATCGGGATCGAGATTGCCGCCAAATGGTCCGGATGCGAGAAACCGGAAAACCTGAATGGCACCGATCTTTTTCCACGCATTTGCGAACGCGCGGCGATCGACGGTGCCGGCCTCTTTTTTCTCGGGGGAATCCCCGGCGTCGCCGACGCAGCCGCTGCGTGGGCCTGCGCCAACTGGCCCTCCCTCAGGATCAGCGGCACGCAGCACGGCTTTTTCGATCCCGCAGAGGAAGAGGCACTGGTCGAGCGGATCAATCGATCCGGCGCGGCCATACTATTCGTCGGCCTCGGTGTTCCGTTGCAAGAAGAGTGGATCGCACGAAACCGTCATCGCCTCGAAGTTCCCGTCGTGCTGGGCGTCGGCGGACTCTTCGATTACTATTCCGGGCGCATAGCGCGTGCACCTGCCCCAGTGCGTGCCGTGCGTTGCGAATGGGCTTGGCGTCTGGCAATGGAGCCCCGGCGCATGGCCAAACGCTATCTTCTGGGGAACGCGATTTTCCTGGTTTACGCTGCGATCGAGGCAGCGAACCAGCGCGGTATTGCAGAACTGGCAGGACGCGGTGCCAAACGTGCGAGCGATACCATTATCGCGATGCTGGCCCTGATCGCCCTGCTCCCCGTGTTTCTGGTTACCGCATTGGCGATCAAGCTTGAGGACTCCGGCCCAGTATTCTTCCGTCAGAACCGGATCGGATCGAACGGGCGCACTTTCTCCATGATCAAATTTCGGTCCATGTACACCGATGCCGAAAAACGCCGCGCGGCTCTGCTGGCCCAATCCGATCGCCAAGGTACCTGCTTCAAGATGCAAGACGATCCCCGCATCACACGGGTCGGTAAAACCATCCGCCGCCTGTCGATCGACGAGCTGCCCCAGCTGTTCAACGTGCTGACCGGTTCGATGTCGATCGTAGGTCCCCGCCCCGCCTTGCCTGGCGAAGTGGCGCAATATCGCGGCCGCCAGTGGGAACGTCTGGGCGGAAAGCCGGGAATCACCTGCAGTTGGCAGGTCAAAGGCCGCGCCGAAATTCCCTTCCACCGTCAGGCGATCATGGACCGGGCCTATCTGCGCCGCCAGTCCTTCGTCAGGGACCTGAGGTTGATGGCAATGACGGTGCCGGCCGTGCTTAGCGGCCGGGGCGCTTATTAA
- a CDS encoding oligosaccharide flippase family protein, with protein sequence MFAFRTTIGQFASTPLLRGLVAFGSAEAATRIVRLAALLIVARKVTPEILGTAAMALTLFELVRVLANVGIGQRLILAKEHELPGLCETAYKLFWAVCTGVAAIQLAVAATMFFLFDLGSAAMLLAILSLVYFAMPPGLVQIFLTMRENRMARVARITATQNMADSLLTVALVIVWPGAWALVLPKLLAAPIWTVLARRSSPWRPDRSRQSAPLAEFALFGPAILATEMLGAARLQGDKLIIGALLGTEALGIYYFAFNAGLGITQSFVSACNLVVFPHLAKMRDANLLPEFRKAFAAGLALLAPVVAAQALLAPIYVPVVFGKTWVPATPYIALLACAALPLYAGSLLGARYRAAGRPQSETIVTALASAAALAGLSIGAAFSLSWACFGYGAAMAAVFLPAIGANLLGRTATFTPKLQG encoded by the coding sequence ATGTTCGCTTTTCGCACCACTATCGGTCAGTTCGCTTCCACACCCCTCCTGCGCGGTTTGGTGGCGTTCGGATCGGCCGAGGCGGCCACGCGGATCGTACGCCTTGCCGCGCTGCTCATCGTAGCGCGCAAGGTTACGCCGGAAATTCTGGGTACCGCTGCGATGGCGCTGACGCTGTTCGAGCTCGTCCGCGTTCTCGCCAATGTCGGCATCGGCCAGCGCCTGATCTTGGCTAAAGAGCATGAACTGCCCGGTCTGTGCGAGACCGCCTACAAACTGTTCTGGGCGGTCTGCACCGGCGTCGCGGCCATCCAACTCGCGGTCGCGGCAACCATGTTCTTTCTGTTCGATCTGGGCTCGGCAGCGATGTTGCTGGCGATCCTCTCGCTGGTGTATTTTGCGATGCCGCCCGGCCTGGTTCAGATCTTTCTGACCATGCGCGAAAACCGCATGGCCCGCGTGGCCCGCATTACGGCGACCCAGAACATGGCCGATAGTTTGCTGACGGTTGCGCTGGTCATCGTCTGGCCGGGCGCCTGGGCACTGGTCCTGCCGAAATTGCTGGCGGCCCCCATCTGGACCGTCCTGGCGCGGCGCAGTTCGCCATGGCGCCCGGATCGCTCACGCCAAAGCGCTCCGCTGGCAGAATTTGCGCTGTTCGGTCCGGCAATCCTCGCAACAGAGATGCTGGGGGCGGCCCGCCTGCAGGGTGATAAGCTGATCATCGGCGCCCTGCTGGGTACCGAGGCACTGGGCATTTACTACTTCGCCTTCAACGCGGGGCTGGGGATTACGCAGAGCTTCGTTTCCGCCTGCAATCTCGTGGTCTTTCCTCACCTGGCCAAAATGCGCGACGCCAACTTGCTGCCGGAATTTCGCAAGGCGTTTGCAGCCGGCCTCGCGCTGCTAGCCCCCGTCGTCGCCGCGCAGGCGCTGCTCGCCCCGATCTATGTGCCCGTCGTCTTCGGCAAAACCTGGGTTCCTGCCACGCCTTACATCGCATTGCTCGCTTGCGCCGCACTGCCGCTCTACGCCGGATCGCTGCTGGGTGCGCGGTACCGCGCTGCGGGTCGGCCCCAGTCGGAAACCATTGTGACCGCCTTGGCAAGCGCCGCCGCGCTGGCCGGCCTCTCAATCGGAGCCGCCTTCAGCCTGAGCTGGGCTTGCTTCGGATACGGCGCTGCCATGGCAGCGGTCTTTCTTCCCGCCATCGGTGCAAACCTCCTTGGCCGCACCGCTACCTTCACCCCCAAGCTGCAAGGATAA
- a CDS encoding efflux transporter outer membrane subunit, with product MKPFLLSFAMAAGLSACAAPDRPVLSAPAMSLPDDFAAAYRPPAGEGELWWKGFNDPELNRLVERALAQNLGIAGSRERLRSALALLDAERSDRRLQVDGFGEAGIDAGLGDGGSDLRAAAGLLGSFNPDINGRLSAEIERQLSLTRGAAYQIADARRLVAASVALAYIELKRSEERLDLLAQSSDLQERTLNIVTLRYEAGLSANLDVRRAAADLARTQAQRGLIELSRADALNSLSVLVGEPASDPLLLPDDDGGIPQFAGGPPRGMPADLARRRPDLLVAEADLAAAAAAIGIERADLYPSLVIPGQIGLDALGPLDILSSVLGTLTAALDIPIFDGGRRRAEVRSAEALAEASLYDYRQTLLQILAEVETSLVAIQSYKDRLDALADAIDQSEVAYNQSNALYREGLTSLFEVLDVQRQLISSRQDYVDAQAQLASAIVRMYSAVGAPTDRPRDEGLPIAVEVPME from the coding sequence ATGAAGCCTTTCCTTCTATCGTTCGCCATGGCTGCGGGTCTTAGTGCCTGCGCCGCTCCGGATCGGCCCGTGCTGTCCGCGCCGGCAATGTCGCTACCGGACGATTTTGCCGCCGCCTATCGTCCTCCGGCCGGGGAGGGGGAGTTATGGTGGAAGGGATTTAACGATCCCGAGTTGAACCGATTGGTCGAGCGAGCACTCGCGCAAAATTTAGGCATCGCTGGCAGCCGCGAAAGGCTGCGATCCGCCCTCGCGCTGCTCGATGCCGAACGATCGGATCGGCGCCTGCAGGTGGACGGCTTCGGTGAAGCCGGTATCGATGCGGGGCTGGGCGATGGCGGCAGCGATCTGCGCGCCGCCGCGGGCCTGCTCGGTTCCTTCAATCCGGACATCAACGGGCGTCTGTCTGCCGAGATCGAACGGCAGCTCTCTCTTACCCGCGGCGCGGCCTATCAGATCGCCGATGCGCGCCGTCTGGTCGCCGCGTCGGTGGCGCTCGCTTATATCGAATTGAAGCGCAGTGAGGAGCGGCTGGACCTGCTCGCCCAGTCGAGCGATCTGCAGGAGCGCACGCTCAATATCGTGACGCTGCGCTACGAGGCGGGCCTGTCCGCCAATCTTGACGTGCGCCGGGCCGCTGCCGATCTTGCACGGACGCAGGCACAGCGCGGGCTGATCGAGCTGTCCCGTGCCGATGCGCTCAACAGCCTCTCGGTGCTGGTCGGGGAACCGGCGTCCGATCCTCTACTCCTACCGGACGATGACGGCGGAATCCCGCAATTTGCAGGCGGTCCGCCGCGCGGAATGCCCGCCGATCTGGCGCGCCGCCGCCCTGATCTGCTTGTCGCCGAAGCGGATCTTGCCGCCGCCGCTGCGGCCATTGGCATCGAACGTGCGGATCTTTATCCAAGCCTCGTCATTCCGGGGCAGATCGGGCTCGATGCGCTGGGTCCGCTCGATATCCTTTCGTCCGTTCTGGGCACGCTCACCGCCGCCCTGGACATCCCAATCTTCGATGGTGGCCGCCGCCGCGCCGAGGTGCGGTCCGCCGAGGCGCTGGCCGAGGCCAGCCTGTACGATTACCGTCAGACGCTGCTGCAGATCCTCGCCGAAGTGGAAACGTCGCTGGTGGCCATTCAGAGCTACAAGGATCGGCTTGATGCGCTGGCCGACGCCATCGATCAGAGCGAGGTGGCGTACAATCAGTCGAACGCGCTGTACCGGGAGGGGCTGACCAGCCTGTTCGAAGTATTGGATGTGCAACGTCAGCTGATTTCCAGCCGCCAGGACTATGTCGATGCACAGGCCCAACTGGCGAGCGCAATCGTGCGCATGTACAGCGCCGTCGGCGCCCCGACGGATAGGCCGCGAGACGAGGGATTACCCATCGCTGTAGAAGTGCCTATGGAATGA
- a CDS encoding MFS transporter, whose amino-acid sequence MFAPLVSVRTLLLAIFVIMAGSGFLSTLIAIRLETAGSKAITIGLVAAAYFAGLTVGSVRVPAIIARVGHIRSFAAFVSIFSASGLSYSIQMSAPFWGILRFVDGFMMAGVFVCLESWLNRQATAKTRSAILAAYMIALYGGQAIGQFLLTLGSERPSMPFVIAAILLSLSVVPVVLTKIDQPKIEYVEPFSVRRLYSASPLGVVGVLVTGAILGAFYALGAIYIQRLGMGLAGVALFTSCVIGGGVALQWPLGLLSDRIDRRSVIVGCLLMVLAVSAALVLFAQPDARLFILGALFGGFAFALYPLCVAHANDYLTEEQRVGASSGLVLAYSAGAVVGPLIGSAGMQLIGIQGLFATVALFAMFGAIFGSWRVIVGRAARVANRQTFQPLTRTTPMMAVPEPEED is encoded by the coding sequence ATGTTCGCCCCGCTCGTCTCGGTCCGTACGCTGCTTTTGGCCATCTTCGTCATCATGGCAGGCAGCGGTTTCCTCTCGACCCTGATCGCAATCCGACTGGAAACGGCAGGATCGAAAGCTATTACGATCGGTCTGGTCGCCGCGGCCTATTTCGCCGGTCTCACCGTTGGATCGGTACGCGTTCCGGCCATCATCGCCCGGGTGGGCCATATCCGTTCCTTTGCCGCCTTCGTTTCCATTTTTTCGGCAAGCGGACTTTCCTATTCCATTCAGATGAGCGCACCCTTCTGGGGTATTCTGCGCTTTGTCGACGGGTTCATGATGGCGGGCGTATTCGTCTGCCTGGAAAGCTGGCTCAACCGGCAGGCGACGGCAAAAACGCGTAGCGCCATCCTCGCCGCTTATATGATCGCGCTGTACGGCGGTCAGGCGATCGGCCAGTTCCTTTTGACCCTTGGGTCCGAACGGCCCAGTATGCCCTTCGTCATCGCGGCCATCCTGCTCTCGCTTTCGGTCGTTCCGGTGGTTCTTACCAAAATCGATCAACCGAAGATCGAATATGTCGAGCCCTTTTCGGTAAGGCGGCTTTACTCCGCCTCGCCCCTGGGCGTGGTGGGCGTACTGGTTACTGGTGCGATCCTGGGCGCTTTCTATGCGCTCGGCGCCATTTACATTCAGCGGCTGGGCATGGGACTTGCTGGTGTGGCTCTGTTCACTTCCTGCGTGATCGGCGGCGGGGTTGCGCTACAATGGCCGCTCGGCCTGCTGTCAGATCGTATCGACCGTCGCTCGGTCATCGTGGGCTGCCTCCTGATGGTACTCGCCGTGAGTGCCGCTCTGGTGTTGTTCGCGCAGCCGGACGCGCGCCTGTTCATACTGGGCGCGCTGTTCGGCGGCTTTGCCTTCGCGCTCTATCCGCTGTGCGTCGCCCACGCGAACGATTATCTAACCGAAGAGCAGCGCGTGGGCGCAAGCAGCGGCCTGGTTCTCGCTTATTCGGCAGGCGCGGTGGTGGGGCCGCTGATCGGTTCGGCCGGCATGCAACTCATCGGCATACAGGGCCTGTTCGCAACCGTTGCGCTCTTCGCGATGTTTGGCGCGATTTTCGGATCGTGGCGCGTAATTGTCGGCCGTGCCGCCCGCGTGGCGAACCGGCAGACCTTCCAACCGCTCACCCGCACCACGCCCATGATGGCGGTGCCGGAGCCGGAAGAGGACTGA
- a CDS encoding ATP-binding protein encodes MSLSVRGLLIAFPIVALIIGGMAFLTYRAAIGDFRAEATAELLASNKTTATALRRELSLVAETQRRANAIITERLAAAGSSNFEEIFARSPDGAFHTRDSLWEGQDLDGAVRLRGFGGFVAPPAPSGLRRRTVMAAFDTLKAMASGLPREIESLYFFSPVNDLLIYAPQRPDRLTFYRTAPADFDFQDAEFSEIMSPRNNPEGAFRCTSLQTPIYDDSGQNWTTGCMLPIRVDGQYLGAWGISIPLRKFTEKLRPPPPGAMTVIASRDGKLIHRTGLAAGDADGLAANIDMASSSDPMMRKLAAYVAVAPRERFGYSEKLNAYVSAERLEAPDWIVLTILPEQALSDRAFSIARRVIGVALGGVVLLGLILTAVFHRAVANRIAALAQRADGIAAAGDLALSAQDGDEIDHLQQAFDKMEERLEQARSRESRSFDALVDAARGYAMALYDRHGRLVRANAGAIALFGAEGVEAFGAGKNGLELGRSDLAAVKEGAIVERELADGGTAWLEETLIPLTDEEGKAFGTAYIAHDLTAFREAQRETEKTLLYLEMAQSSAQAGHFALDPRTMKISLSVWLQERLGLEQPSLWLSDVPALIDESVREETMAAIADAIAAKTEFAFETLAIGADGHRFSAQLRGTAVFEQIGADEQPALIGYHGILQDVSDQKAAAQALEQALDEAKREARARSDVLAVLSHEIRTPISGIMGLIDQVRRERSETERSRALTLIEHSSEALLQTLDATVNRTRAEREAPLQTNETFSPAELIERVAELFRPLARRKGLAIDTTASIDERVVGDSGRIQQILANFVSNAVKFTSTGGITLSVHPPEEGGDRWTFMVADTGGGISPQRMKTIFEPFGGSGADTLGRKVGSGLGLSITRQLATELGGTVEAATNEGGGTRMIVRLPLQRVDSDDETQTSLGTFVANLSQASLAIKAEALAEQCGFTVADEPEADEPDVVVSDDPEFLAQSDADCKILIVEDETPPLMAGMFAVRAADLLETLPNLLEQERDD; translated from the coding sequence ATGTCTCTTTCTGTTCGAGGCCTTCTGATCGCGTTTCCGATCGTGGCGCTGATCATCGGGGGCATGGCATTTTTAACCTATCGGGCCGCGATCGGTGACTTTCGCGCTGAGGCGACGGCTGAACTCCTGGCATCGAATAAAACGACGGCGACGGCATTGCGCCGGGAGCTTTCGTTGGTCGCCGAAACCCAAAGGCGGGCTAATGCCATCATAACGGAACGCCTGGCAGCGGCGGGCTCCAGTAATTTCGAAGAGATTTTTGCAAGATCACCCGACGGAGCTTTCCATACACGGGATAGCCTCTGGGAAGGCCAGGATCTGGACGGGGCGGTCCGGCTACGCGGGTTCGGGGGGTTTGTCGCGCCGCCTGCCCCATCGGGCCTGCGCCGCCGAACGGTCATGGCGGCTTTCGATACCTTGAAAGCGATGGCCAGCGGACTGCCACGCGAGATCGAGAGTTTGTATTTCTTCTCCCCGGTCAACGACCTCCTGATCTACGCCCCTCAGCGCCCGGATCGGCTGACCTTTTATCGTACGGCGCCCGCAGACTTCGATTTCCAGGACGCAGAGTTCAGCGAGATCATGTCGCCCCGCAATAATCCTGAAGGAGCCTTCCGCTGCACAAGTCTCCAAACCCCGATTTACGACGATTCGGGGCAAAATTGGACGACGGGCTGCATGTTGCCGATCCGCGTGGATGGGCAGTACCTCGGCGCCTGGGGCATCAGTATCCCGCTGCGTAAGTTCACCGAAAAGCTTCGCCCGCCCCCGCCTGGCGCGATGACCGTGATTGCGAGCCGTGACGGAAAGCTGATCCACCGTACCGGCTTGGCTGCCGGCGATGCGGACGGACTGGCGGCCAATATCGACATGGCTTCGTCCAGCGACCCGATGATGCGGAAGCTGGCCGCATATGTCGCCGTAGCACCAAGAGAGCGCTTCGGTTATTCGGAGAAGCTCAACGCTTATGTAAGCGCCGAGAGATTAGAAGCGCCCGATTGGATCGTTTTGACGATTCTGCCGGAACAAGCGCTGAGTGACCGGGCGTTCTCGATTGCGCGCCGGGTGATAGGCGTCGCTCTTGGCGGTGTCGTTTTGCTTGGCCTCATTCTGACTGCGGTGTTTCACCGAGCCGTAGCAAACCGAATTGCTGCCTTGGCCCAGCGAGCAGATGGCATCGCGGCAGCTGGGGATCTCGCACTTTCCGCTCAGGACGGAGATGAGATCGATCATTTGCAGCAAGCCTTCGACAAGATGGAAGAACGCCTCGAGCAGGCACGGTCGCGCGAGAGCCGTTCGTTCGACGCACTGGTGGATGCGGCCCGGGGTTATGCGATGGCACTGTATGATAGGCATGGCCGCCTGGTGAGAGCGAACGCGGGTGCGATCGCATTGTTCGGTGCGGAAGGCGTCGAGGCTTTTGGCGCGGGGAAGAACGGACTGGAGCTTGGTCGTTCAGACCTGGCGGCGGTAAAAGAAGGGGCGATTGTCGAACGCGAACTGGCTGACGGCGGAACGGCCTGGCTGGAAGAAACGCTCATTCCGTTAACGGACGAAGAAGGCAAGGCGTTCGGAACGGCCTATATTGCGCACGATCTCACCGCGTTTCGCGAAGCCCAGCGGGAGACCGAGAAGACGCTGCTCTATCTGGAAATGGCCCAGTCAAGCGCACAGGCAGGTCATTTCGCACTTGACCCCCGGACCATGAAGATCAGCCTTTCGGTCTGGTTGCAGGAAAGGTTGGGGCTCGAGCAACCTAGCCTATGGCTATCCGACGTCCCGGCGCTGATCGACGAAAGCGTTCGCGAAGAAACAATGGCCGCCATCGCCGATGCGATAGCGGCAAAAACGGAGTTTGCTTTCGAAACATTGGCGATCGGAGCCGACGGGCATCGTTTCTCTGCGCAGTTGCGTGGAACGGCCGTGTTCGAGCAGATTGGGGCCGACGAACAACCGGCACTGATCGGCTATCACGGGATTTTGCAGGATGTCTCGGATCAGAAAGCTGCGGCGCAGGCGCTGGAGCAGGCGCTCGACGAAGCGAAAAGAGAAGCGCGTGCCAGAAGCGACGTTCTGGCCGTTTTGTCGCACGAAATCCGCACGCCGATCTCGGGCATTATGGGGTTGATCGATCAGGTGCGGCGGGAACGCTCGGAAACCGAGCGCAGTCGAGCTCTGACGCTGATCGAACATTCGTCCGAAGCATTGCTTCAGACCCTCGACGCGACGGTAAACAGGACGCGGGCCGAGCGCGAAGCACCGCTGCAAACCAATGAGACCTTTTCGCCGGCCGAGTTGATTGAGCGGGTGGCCGAACTGTTTCGACCGCTCGCCCGCCGGAAAGGTCTTGCCATCGACACGACGGCCTCGATCGACGAACGCGTTGTCGGAGATTCGGGGCGAATTCAGCAAATTCTCGCTAACTTCGTTTCCAACGCGGTCAAGTTCACGTCGACGGGTGGTATCACCCTATCAGTCCATCCACCGGAAGAGGGCGGGGACCGATGGACTTTCATGGTTGCGGATACGGGTGGCGGAATTTCGCCGCAGCGCATGAAGACGATTTTCGAGCCCTTTGGCGGCAGCGGAGCAGATACGTTGGGGCGCAAGGTTGGCAGCGGATTGGGGCTGTCGATTACGCGCCAGCTGGCGACGGAGTTGGGCGGTACGGTTGAAGCGGCGACCAATGAAGGGGGTGGTACGCGCATGATCGTTCGCCTGCCTCTGCAGCGCGTTGACTCGGATGACGAAACACAGACGAGTTTGGGTACATTTGTCGCAAACCTCAGCCAGGCTTCGTTGGCGATCAAGGCCGAAGCTCTTGCAGAACAATGCGGCTTTACGGTTGCCGACGAACCAGAAGCCGACGAACCGGACGTCGTCGTCAGTGATGATCCGGAATTCCTCGCGCAGAGCGACGCCGACTGCAAAATCCTGATCGTCGAAGATGAAACTCCGCCCTTGATGGCAGGGATGTTCGCAGTCCGGGCGGCAGACCTGCTGGAAACATTGCCGAACCTGTTGGAGCAAGAGCGCGATGACTAG
- a CDS encoding response regulator — MTSLAELPAEQRADILEARLERSERALEAAETALEARMKDLFRANQELKLREQQLAQKLEIESALLLGALSTVQMAAAYSEKDRGYSISESAAPLLGLSAGEEATLEKIVGALHPLDRKRIMRESMLFFRKAQAGLTHRYVHRIIRYDNGETRWLSWSITRKKGNSLRPSHMVATVRDITEERHNERQVRSLQLRAERRLTELGKLQSELSAAKERVDAALAGRNRFISEMAHAIRTPLATLSGALELLRQKVDGTSEDDLKLAREAADQLGEMATKLIEEAGRDGDPDTAGREGSSALANMSSTIALPDRPRVLVAEDTESNRYVAERLLAELGCDVSSVENGAAAVEAVRREAFDLVLMDVMMPIMNGEQATQAIRALGGPASRTPIIGVTAHSLQSERERLLSSGMTACLSKPVKRETLETAIQTALIAGRDVGQGAVRFDHDLFRRAFMDLPPSYRLRMREAAKKDITKYAANVLSAVETDDDIGLSKASHSLNGVSLNIGAVEIVEELAAYREKRPAPDASTEGFRRAVAASLLAVDDLYDALVEQA; from the coding sequence ATGACTAGCCTTGCCGAGCTACCCGCCGAGCAGCGGGCGGATATCCTCGAAGCGCGCCTTGAGCGGAGCGAGCGGGCCTTGGAAGCCGCCGAGACCGCCCTCGAAGCACGGATGAAGGATCTGTTCCGCGCCAATCAGGAACTCAAGCTGCGCGAACAACAGCTGGCACAGAAGCTGGAGATTGAAAGTGCGCTTTTGCTGGGTGCACTTTCAACCGTTCAGATGGCAGCCGCTTATAGCGAAAAAGACCGGGGCTATTCGATTTCCGAAAGCGCTGCCCCTCTCCTCGGCCTTTCCGCTGGTGAAGAGGCTACGCTGGAAAAGATCGTCGGCGCCCTGCATCCGCTCGACCGGAAGCGGATCATGCGAGAAAGCATGCTCTTTTTCCGCAAGGCGCAAGCGGGCCTTACACATCGTTACGTTCATCGGATTATTCGGTACGACAATGGCGAAACCCGTTGGCTGAGTTGGTCGATTACCCGCAAGAAGGGCAATTCACTTCGGCCTTCCCATATGGTCGCAACCGTTCGGGACATCACCGAGGAACGGCATAACGAACGGCAGGTGAGGTCGCTTCAGCTTCGCGCCGAGCGCAGACTGACCGAACTCGGCAAATTGCAATCCGAACTCTCGGCCGCAAAAGAACGGGTGGACGCTGCGCTGGCTGGCCGCAATCGGTTCATTTCTGAGATGGCGCACGCGATAAGGACGCCGCTGGCCACTCTTTCGGGCGCACTGGAATTGCTTCGTCAGAAGGTCGATGGGACCTCCGAAGACGATTTGAAGCTGGCGCGCGAGGCGGCCGATCAGCTTGGAGAGATGGCCACCAAACTGATCGAGGAAGCCGGACGGGACGGCGATCCCGATACGGCGGGGCGTGAGGGAAGCTCGGCCTTGGCGAACATGAGTTCGACTATAGCACTGCCTGATCGCCCCCGTGTGCTCGTCGCCGAAGATACGGAAAGCAATCGCTATGTAGCGGAGCGCCTGCTCGCCGAGCTGGGATGCGACGTATCCTCGGTGGAAAATGGCGCAGCGGCTGTGGAGGCCGTTCGGAGGGAAGCCTTCGATCTTGTGCTTATGGACGTGATGATGCCGATCATGAACGGCGAGCAGGCGACGCAGGCCATCCGCGCTCTCGGTGGCCCCGCATCGCGCACTCCAATTATCGGCGTTACGGCGCACAGCCTTCAATCGGAGCGCGAACGTCTGCTGTCTTCCGGCATGACGGCCTGCCTCTCCAAACCGGTCAAACGCGAAACGCTGGAGACGGCGATACAGACGGCGCTGATTGCCGGGAGAGATGTGGGGCAGGGCGCGGTGCGCTTCGACCACGACCTGTTTCGCCGTGCCTTTATGGATTTGCCGCCAAGCTATCGTCTGCGCATGCGAGAAGCCGCGAAGAAGGACATTACCAAATATGCCGCGAACGTTCTTTCCGCCGTCGAAACCGATGATGATATTGGCTTGTCCAAGGCGTCCCACTCGCTGAACGGCGTGTCACTGAACATCGGTGCGGTAGAGATCGTCGAAGAGTTGGCCGCCTATCGGGAGAAAAGGCCTGCGCCGGATGCATCGACCGAAGGCTTCAGAAGGGCGGTCGCCGCCAGCCTGTTGGCTGTCGACGACCTTTATGATGCGTTGGTGGAGCAAGCTTAA